One window of Longimicrobium sp. genomic DNA carries:
- a CDS encoding class I SAM-dependent methyltransferase, translating into MSIEPADLIEQQKEYYRVRAGEYDEWFLRQGRYDLGPEHRARWNAEVEAVRRALAAWSPAGCVLELACGTGWWTEQLVRYADRVTAVDASPEVLELNRRRVGDGRVRYVQADIFGWRPDAAYDVAFFSFWLSHVPPERFEEFWALVRSALKPGGRAIFVDSLRTELSTARDHVLPAQDDVVSVRKLNDGREFRIVKVFHRPEELAPRLAALGWRPEVAATETFFLYGQAERGE; encoded by the coding sequence TTGAGCATCGAGCCCGCCGACCTGATCGAGCAGCAGAAGGAGTACTACCGCGTCCGCGCGGGGGAGTACGACGAGTGGTTCCTGCGGCAGGGGCGCTACGACCTGGGCCCCGAGCACCGCGCGCGCTGGAACGCCGAGGTGGAGGCGGTGCGGCGCGCGCTGGCGGCGTGGAGCCCGGCGGGGTGCGTGCTGGAGCTGGCGTGCGGCACCGGCTGGTGGACGGAGCAGCTCGTCCGCTACGCCGACCGCGTGACGGCGGTGGACGCCTCGCCCGAGGTGCTGGAGCTGAACCGGCGGCGCGTCGGCGACGGGCGGGTGCGCTACGTCCAGGCGGACATCTTCGGGTGGAGGCCCGACGCGGCGTACGACGTGGCGTTCTTCAGCTTCTGGCTGTCGCACGTGCCGCCGGAGCGCTTCGAGGAGTTCTGGGCGCTGGTGCGCTCGGCGCTGAAGCCCGGCGGGCGGGCGATCTTCGTGGACTCGCTGCGCACGGAGCTCTCGACCGCGCGCGACCACGTGCTCCCCGCGCAGGACGACGTGGTGAGCGTGCGCAAGCTGAACGACGGGCGCGAGTTCCGCATCGTGAAGGTGTTCCACCGCCCCGAGGAGCTGGCCCCCCGGCTCGCCGCGCTCGGCTGGCGCCCCGAGGTGGCGGCGACGGAGACGTTCTTCCTCTACGGCCAGGCGGAGCGCGGCGAGTGA